From the genome of uncultured Methanobacterium sp.:
GATGGGAGAAAAAGATTATAAAGTCATTAATGAATCTGCCCTGGATTTAGTTAATGTTCTTCCCAATTCTTCTGCTTATGTTGTCCCTAAAGTGGGTCATGTTTGGAATATGGAGTCACCGGAACTATTTAATCATGTTTTGAGGAACTTTATCACTGGAAAATCTCTTCCAGATGTCCTTGAAACTTTAAGTTCTTATAATGGATTATAAGCGTTCTTTTGCTGTTTTTTTTAATCTTTTTAATTTTATTCTGAGTCATCTTTTTAGTAACTACTCTCCCTGGATCACAAACTATTTATATAAGAAACTTCTTAATATCGATTAGTCGATATCGATAACTTGATATTGAATTTAACTAAAAGCTATTAAATTTATTCAAATCAGATATGGCTTGTTTAGTGATATCAATTTAACGATATTATATCGATTGCACGATTAGAATAGATTCATAGAAAATGTAAACGGAGGTTCTGATTTAACATGTGGGATGCATTTAAAAATCTTCACAATGAATTTCATGAAAAAATGGAGCAAATGCAACGATTAGGGGGTTTAAGGGTGTTAATACTCCATGTTCTGGATGAAAATGGTCCGGGAAATGGTGTGGAAATTATGGATGCTATCCAAACCCACCATGAATCCTGTAACGTGTCCCATCGTGGCCACAGACCTCACTCTCGACCTTCACCTGGCTCAGTATATCCGATGCTCAAAAAAATGGTTAATGAAGGTCTCCTCATAAAAAACGAAGATGGAAGATATGAATTAACTGAAAAAGGAAATGCAATCCTCAATAGAATTTACGGGCGTTTTAAACCACAGGAAAAAATGGACCGTGGAGAATATTCCATAACCAAGGCATTAACCGAAATTGAAGGATATGTTTCTTACCTGGAAGATATTAAAGAAGAGAAACTGGTTCCTCATGGAGAATTAATAGGAGAATTGGGTGAAAGGCTGAAAGCCATCAGGGAATCTCTCCAGAAAAAGTAATTCAATCCAATCAGCTGTTTAATTAAATAATTGGCCGATGATGATTATGCATTTATGTCTAGGTTAGCGACAGCTATGAAAATCATTCAACTAGGAATTAATATCAAAAACAACAACGAATTGAGGTTAATAAATTAATAAAAGCTAAAATATGTTAATTAAAGAGCAATACATTTAAAAATAAGGGAATAATTCTAATTAAAGCATAATGAACCTATTAAATGATAAAAACTAATTGGAGGGACAAAATGACTGAACACGCTATAGAACTCAACAACCTTACTAAAAAGTTCGGTGATTTCACAGCAGTGGATGACCTGTCACTGACAGTGGAGGAAGGGGAAATATTTGGATTTTTAGGCCCCAACGGTGCAGGTAAAAGTACCACCATAAGAATGCTGTGCACCCTCGCCCAGCCAACATCAGGAACTGCCCGTGTTGCTGGATTTGATTTAATTAAAGAATCAGACCAGGTTCGCCAGAATATTGGCCTGGTGGCTGAAAAGATGATCATGTACGACCGCCTTACCGCAGCAGAAAACCTAAGATTCTTCGGGAAACTTTATTCCATGCCTAAACAGAAGCTGGAAGAACGGATCGATGAATTACTGGAACTGGTGGACATGCAGGAATGGAAGAACACACAGATCAGCAAGTTTTCGACCGGTATGAAGCAGAGGATCAATGTAATACGTGCGCTTCTGTCTGAACCAGAGATACTGTTTATGGATGAACCCACACTGGGCCTGGATCCACAGACCACCTTTTCCATAAGGGATATTACCCGGGAAATAAACCAGAGCGGGATGACCATCATATTAACCACCCATGCCATGACCGAGGCAGAAGCACTCAGCGATAGGGTTGCCATAATTGATCACGGTAAAATTGCGGCATTGGACACGCCACAAAACCTTAAAAACATGATATCTCACGGTGATATCACTGTATTTGGTATTAAGATTGACAACCTGACCCGTGAACTCATTGAAAAAATCAGATCCCTGGAAATGGTCACGGCAGTGGCACAGCAGGATGATTATAATTTAAAGGTAAGTGCTCAGGGAGATGATGCCCTGAACCAGATCATTGACACCATCCGTAGTGAAGGTGGGGAGATATCCTCCCTTACCAACAGCAATGAATCCACACTGGAAGATGTGTTCCTGGCAGTGACCGGTAAACAGATGCGTGATCAGGCCACTGAAAAACCAGTTAACACCCATCATGGTCACGGAACAGCACCCAAAGCAAGGGGAAGGTGATATTATGGATTTCATTAAAATTCTAAAAGATAGTTACCATGTAATGGCTAAGGACATGCTGGAACTTAAACGAAACCGAATGTCACTGGCAGCCCTGTTTATGATGCCATTACTCTTCCTGGTCATGTTTGGATTCATTTTTCCCAGTGGTAGCACCCAGCAGAACATGCCTATGGGGCTGGTTAACCTTGACCAGGGCCAGGGAAGCAATGAATTCGTAGCACAGATGGAAGCCATGAATAAAAATACCAGCTACATGCAGTTTCAAAATTATTCCAGTGTAGATGATGCTAAAACTGCAATTAACAAAGGAAAACTGTATGGGGTATTCATCATACCTCCTGGCTTCTCTGACAACCTAACCAACGGGAAATCTGCTGACTTCACAGTATACATTGATAACAGCAACCCCCAAATTTCCATGCAAATTCAGCAGGTACTATCCAGCACTGTAAGTGGAATGAATAATATGAAGGCCGAGGCTAATGTGGTGGGTCTTGGTAAGGCAACAAATCAGTCAGTTAATCCACAGGCTATGATCTTCCCCTACATACCCAGTATTCAGACCACAATACCCGGCCAAACAAATTACTTTAACTTCCTGGCACCAGGGCTCATGATCATGATCGTGATGATGAGTGTTATGACCGGTATTCCAGAGGCCATCTCTAAAGAGAAGGAAATAGGTACATTTGATGGAATGTTATCGGCACCAATAAGCCAGCTCTCGGTTATCATTGGTAAAACTGCAGCACTGTGTACCCGAGGTTTAATTCAGTGTGTAATAATCTTGGCCATTGCTATAGTCCTGTTTGGAGTTACTATCCAGGGAAATATCCTATTGGCATTCTTCATGCTCCTTTTGGGCATATTCAGCTTCATAGGAATAGGAATAATGGCAATTTCCATGTCTGGAGATCAGGCTTCAAGTACCATGATTGTGAACCTGCTGATGTTTCCTATGATGTTCCTGGGAGGGATTTTTTATCCAATTCAACAGATGCCCTGGTTCATGCAGGCTATTTCACAGGTAATCCCCCTGACTTATGCTGCTGATGCAATGCGTAAAATAATGCTCTTAAACGCAGGTGTGGGGGATGTGATGAATCAGATAATCATACTGGTAGCGTTTGGAGTGGTTACAATGGCCATTGCCGTGCCACTATTCAGGAAATCAATGACCAGGTAATCAATGACCAGACAAACGATTAGCAGATGAGCAATGACCCAATGAAACTGGTTAGGTTAGATAAAATGAACAGACAATGGAGTGGAATGGACTGATAGAAAGTAATGGGTTTGCAAGAGAGTTAGTAAGAAATGAGTTAATCAAAATATATGCAGTTTAAAACGGATTAATTCCGCTCACTGCACCCATTTCACTTCCCCCTGAAAAATGCCAAGAAATGTTATGTAGAAATGTGAATGAATTCAGGAAATTGTAGGCAAGTTGGCTTTAAAAACCGTAATGGTTTAAAGAAAACCATTAATGACTTTAAAAAATTTAAAGAGGTGAAAGTATCATGAAATGTGAAAATGCAATCAGAAACGTTATTGAAATAGAGTGTGAGGATTATTATTTGGGTATGGTAGATTTATCCCGGGTTGAAAACTCTATAATTGAAAAATACGGTTCATTAATTGACCAATACCCACGAGCAATCTCTATAGGAATAACTTTGCCCTATAAAATTCCTGATAAGATGGTAATGACTAAAAAACAGCCTTATGATGTTACAACTTGCCAATTAAAATCCATCACATCACATCTAAGTCAATTAATCGAACAGGAAGGATATCAAGCACTGGCCATGCCCAAAGCCAGGGCAATGGATGATAGGCCTGAAATTTCCTTCCATGAAGTGGTGGCTAATCTGGCAGATCTGGGGAAAATAGAAAAAAATCTACTAGTGACCCCAGAAGTAGGATCAAGGGTTAATTGGGGGACCATACTCACCAATGCCCCCATTTAAATTGATTTAATAAAATCTAATTTGACAAAATCTACAAAGTTGAAGCTGCTTAAAGGGGATGATAGAAATGCTAACTGAATTCAGGTTTAAAATTTTAAACCGAGAGGCTTCTTCACCCAAAAACAAACCCTCAAAAATTATAGAACATCTTAATCTTTATGATGAGATGGTAGTGGGGGATATTGGGTCTGGTGGAGGGTATTTCACTCATGAATTTTCCAGAAACTTGGGAAGAGATGGTCAAGTTTATGCCATTGACACCGATGAAAAGGCTCTTGATTTTATAAAGACTCATCTTCTAACCGAAGATGTTCAGAATGTGGAAACACTCCTGGTTAATCCAGATGGGATAAATTTACCGGAAAAGAGTGTGGATCTATTCTTTTTAAGAAATGTGTTCCATCACATCCCCAATCAGGTAGAATATTTTAAATGCCTTGAAAAATTTCTAAAAGACGATGGGAAAATAGCCATCATTGATTATAACAAAAGAAAATTCAGTTTCACAGGCCTTTTTGGACATTACACGCCTGAAATTGTTCTTTTAGATATTATGAAACAGGCCGGGTTCTCCCTTCAGGAAAAATATGATTTTTTACCGGACCAGTTATTCATGGTGTTTCAAAAATGGCCATGAA
Proteins encoded in this window:
- a CDS encoding ABC transporter permease translates to MDFIKILKDSYHVMAKDMLELKRNRMSLAALFMMPLLFLVMFGFIFPSGSTQQNMPMGLVNLDQGQGSNEFVAQMEAMNKNTSYMQFQNYSSVDDAKTAINKGKLYGVFIIPPGFSDNLTNGKSADFTVYIDNSNPQISMQIQQVLSSTVSGMNNMKAEANVVGLGKATNQSVNPQAMIFPYIPSIQTTIPGQTNYFNFLAPGLMIMIVMMSVMTGIPEAISKEKEIGTFDGMLSAPISQLSVIIGKTAALCTRGLIQCVIILAIAIVLFGVTIQGNILLAFFMLLLGIFSFIGIGIMAISMSGDQASSTMIVNLLMFPMMFLGGIFYPIQQMPWFMQAISQVIPLTYAADAMRKIMLLNAGVGDVMNQIIILVAFGVVTMAIAVPLFRKSMTR
- a CDS encoding class I SAM-dependent methyltransferase; translation: MLTEFRFKILNREASSPKNKPSKIIEHLNLYDEMVVGDIGSGGGYFTHEFSRNLGRDGQVYAIDTDEKALDFIKTHLLTEDVQNVETLLVNPDGINLPEKSVDLFFLRNVFHHIPNQVEYFKCLEKFLKDDGKIAIIDYNKRKFSFTGLFGHYTPEIVLLDIMKQAGFSLQEKYDFLPDQLFMVFQKWP
- a CDS encoding 4Fe-4S ferredoxin — its product is MKCENAIRNVIEIECEDYYLGMVDLSRVENSIIEKYGSLIDQYPRAISIGITLPYKIPDKMVMTKKQPYDVTTCQLKSITSHLSQLIEQEGYQALAMPKARAMDDRPEISFHEVVANLADLGKIEKNLLVTPEVGSRVNWGTILTNAPI
- a CDS encoding helix-turn-helix transcriptional regulator produces the protein MLILHVLDENGPGNGVEIMDAIQTHHESCNVSHRGHRPHSRPSPGSVYPMLKKMVNEGLLIKNEDGRYELTEKGNAILNRIYGRFKPQEKMDRGEYSITKALTEIEGYVSYLEDIKEEKLVPHGELIGELGERLKAIRESLQKK
- a CDS encoding ATP-binding cassette domain-containing protein; its protein translation is MTEHAIELNNLTKKFGDFTAVDDLSLTVEEGEIFGFLGPNGAGKSTTIRMLCTLAQPTSGTARVAGFDLIKESDQVRQNIGLVAEKMIMYDRLTAAENLRFFGKLYSMPKQKLEERIDELLELVDMQEWKNTQISKFSTGMKQRINVIRALLSEPEILFMDEPTLGLDPQTTFSIRDITREINQSGMTIILTTHAMTEAEALSDRVAIIDHGKIAALDTPQNLKNMISHGDITVFGIKIDNLTRELIEKIRSLEMVTAVAQQDDYNLKVSAQGDDALNQIIDTIRSEGGEISSLTNSNESTLEDVFLAVTGKQMRDQATEKPVNTHHGHGTAPKARGR